Proteins encoded in a region of the Gammaproteobacteria bacterium genome:
- the glpQ gene encoding glycerophosphodiester phosphodiesterase, with amino-acid sequence MGKLSLLARFLGVVLMGLSGGELLAQKVVVAHRGASGYLPEHTLEAKAMAYAMGADYIEQDVVMTRDDQLIVMHDITLDRTTDVAARFPGRAREDGRHYVIDFTLEELRSLRVREGVRNRNGEETAIYENRFPVGKSAFRINTLAEEIELIQGLNRSTGKNTGIYPEVKSPAFHRQEGKDLSTALIATLKDYGYTGKDDKVFVQTFEYEELKIIHDQIMPAAGVSLRLVQLIGDPDEYAWMFDAEGMATLARYADGIGPDKGLIIPSDTPAGDVQPTDLVELAHANGLAVHPYTFRLDPGQVPGYADSFEQLLDYYYFGAGVDGLFTDFPDRAVQFLKSR; translated from the coding sequence ATGGGCAAGTTGAGTTTATTGGCCAGGTTTCTGGGGGTGGTACTGATGGGATTATCCGGCGGCGAATTACTGGCTCAGAAAGTGGTGGTCGCGCACCGTGGTGCGAGTGGCTACCTGCCTGAGCACACACTGGAGGCCAAAGCGATGGCCTATGCCATGGGAGCCGACTACATCGAACAGGATGTAGTGATGACCCGGGACGACCAGCTTATCGTCATGCATGACATCACGCTGGATCGCACCACGGATGTGGCTGCGCGATTCCCAGGGCGGGCGCGGGAAGACGGCAGGCATTATGTCATCGACTTCACCCTGGAAGAGCTCCGCAGCCTGCGCGTGCGGGAAGGTGTTCGGAATAGAAATGGTGAAGAAACGGCAATCTACGAAAACCGGTTTCCGGTAGGGAAGTCAGCTTTTCGAATCAATACCCTGGCCGAGGAGATCGAGCTGATTCAGGGCCTGAATCGCTCGACGGGCAAGAACACGGGCATCTATCCGGAGGTCAAGTCACCGGCTTTTCATCGGCAGGAAGGTAAGGATCTGAGCACTGCGCTGATTGCCACCCTGAAGGATTACGGCTATACCGGCAAGGACGACAAGGTATTCGTGCAAACCTTCGAGTACGAGGAACTGAAAATAATCCATGATCAGATCATGCCGGCGGCCGGGGTTTCATTGCGACTGGTACAGCTGATAGGAGACCCCGACGAGTATGCCTGGATGTTTGATGCCGAGGGCATGGCGACTCTGGCCCGCTATGCCGATGGCATAGGCCCGGACAAGGGGCTGATTATCCCATCGGATACCCCGGCCGGAGACGTGCAGCCGACGGACCTGGTGGAGCTCGCTCATGCCAACGGACTGGCGGTCCACCCCTATACTTTCAGGCTTGATCCCGGGCAGGTGCCGGGCTACGCCGACAGTTTTGAACAGCTGCTGGACTATTACTATTTCGGCGCCGGGGTGGACGGGCTGTTTACGGATTTCCCCGACCGTGCGGTACAGTTTCTTAAATCACGGTGA
- a CDS encoding M28 family peptidase — translation MSRRNPFRASSHWVGLLFCFASAVYGQTGRQTVHHSLRVILDPLSSHIAVQDSITLPAGLAGEGTSFLLNDALTITSSSVPLTTLGSSDSSTAIGINSTGADTAASNRYGLTLAAEDAGPLQIAYEGAIFQQARQNSAQYSQSFSETSGIITEQGVYLNGASLWVPNFEQGLVSFDLQVEFVPGSGNWTAISQGSASGPNSWVENNPMEEIYLIAAEFTRYGEQSGDIDMLVYLREPDPNLAAKYLDATARYLALYEPLLGDYPFDKFALIENFWETGYGMPSFTLLGSQIIRFPFIIDSSYPHEILHNWWGNGVYPDYDSGNWSEGLTAYLADHLFQEMNGLGSEYRKDNLTRYRNYVAQETDFPLSEFTSRDSAASQAVGYGKTLMLWHMLRQQVGDELFIQGLRRLYQEYLFEQIGFNEVAGLFSEVTGQDLQPFFDQWVNRVGAPKLEVSVERNNGNQARIMFTQVQDGDPYRLNVPVALYYAEEGQPRFSTVELSQTFQGVMADNFEGLQAVVVDPNFDLFRQLDREEIPPTIGQLFGAGKISFIIPQENREHWVQLAEAFGAGVEAQLLLVEELQSLPTDQSVWILGRDNPFAEEMAEQVSLYEAEFLADGLRLSGSLVEFENRSSVLTARHPASADLAIGWIHVDDMVAMPGMIEKLPHYGKYSYLSFVGDEPTNDVKGIWTSPDSPMVWLAGDLPAGYQLPALPPVPPLAELPPRYLPEQLERHVTTLASAAMQGRKAGTAGADRAADYIAGVFQQIGLQAPAGSYLQQWQTEVAGLGEVTLSNVIGMIPGSDPALSHAPVILGAHYDHLGTDGGLHYGADDNASGVSILLEVAAKLSRAFTPSRPILFVAFSGEESGLLGSTYFVENPPAPFQPRDLFAMVNMDSVGRLENRALQVFGADSAYEWRFMAQGIGFTIGVDSVMADTVIASSDHVPFLNNGIPAIHLFAGTHPDYHRPSDTADKLDYPGMSDIALWVEEALVFLGDRTAPLRVTLEGANVAIESGAGAAREASLGTVPDFTYGGEGVRISDVMPGGAAEQAGLAAGDILLRYDDAEVTDLQRYSNLIRESSPGQEVQLLIRRDGQELVLPVTLRSR, via the coding sequence ATGAGCAGAAGAAATCCCTTTCGAGCTTCCAGCCACTGGGTCGGGCTGCTTTTTTGCTTTGCTTCCGCAGTCTACGGGCAGACCGGGCGGCAGACTGTACACCACAGTCTGCGTGTGATACTGGACCCCCTTTCCAGCCATATTGCGGTGCAGGACAGTATTACTCTGCCCGCTGGGCTGGCTGGGGAAGGCACCAGTTTTCTGCTCAACGATGCGCTGACAATCACCAGCAGTTCCGTACCCTTGACCACTCTTGGTAGCAGTGATTCAAGCACCGCCATCGGCATAAACAGCACCGGCGCCGACACTGCCGCCAGTAACCGCTATGGTCTGACTTTGGCTGCAGAGGATGCGGGTCCACTGCAGATTGCGTACGAAGGCGCTATCTTCCAGCAGGCGCGGCAGAACTCCGCCCAGTATTCGCAAAGCTTTTCCGAAACCTCGGGCATCATTACCGAACAGGGTGTCTATCTGAACGGCGCCAGTCTCTGGGTGCCAAATTTCGAACAGGGCCTGGTGAGCTTTGACCTGCAGGTTGAGTTTGTTCCCGGGTCCGGCAACTGGACTGCGATCAGCCAGGGCAGCGCCAGCGGGCCCAACAGCTGGGTGGAAAATAATCCCATGGAGGAGATTTACCTGATTGCGGCCGAGTTCACCCGTTACGGGGAACAGTCAGGTGATATCGACATGCTGGTCTACCTGCGTGAACCGGATCCCAACCTGGCCGCCAAGTATCTGGATGCCACGGCGCGCTACCTGGCACTTTACGAACCACTGCTGGGCGATTATCCATTCGATAAATTCGCCCTGATAGAAAATTTCTGGGAGACAGGCTACGGCATGCCGTCCTTCACATTGCTGGGGTCCCAGATAATCCGCTTTCCTTTCATTATTGATTCCTCCTACCCCCACGAAATTCTCCACAACTGGTGGGGAAACGGTGTGTATCCGGATTATGACAGTGGCAACTGGAGTGAGGGGCTGACCGCGTATCTGGCGGACCATCTGTTCCAGGAAATGAATGGTCTGGGAAGTGAATACCGTAAGGATAACCTCACCCGGTACCGGAACTACGTGGCGCAGGAGACAGATTTTCCCCTGTCTGAGTTTACCTCCCGCGATTCGGCGGCAAGTCAGGCAGTGGGCTACGGCAAGACCCTGATGCTGTGGCACATGCTCCGACAGCAGGTGGGAGACGAGCTGTTTATTCAGGGGCTGCGCAGGCTCTATCAGGAATACCTGTTCGAGCAGATCGGATTCAACGAGGTCGCCGGTTTGTTCTCCGAGGTCACCGGGCAGGATCTGCAGCCGTTTTTCGATCAGTGGGTCAACCGGGTGGGCGCGCCCAAGCTTGAAGTTTCTGTGGAAAGAAACAATGGCAACCAGGCCCGCATCATGTTCACCCAGGTGCAGGATGGCGACCCTTACCGATTGAATGTTCCAGTGGCACTGTACTATGCGGAGGAGGGGCAGCCGCGATTCTCCACGGTCGAGCTGTCCCAGACTTTTCAGGGTGTGATGGCCGATAATTTCGAAGGCCTGCAGGCGGTGGTAGTGGACCCGAATTTCGACCTGTTCCGGCAACTGGACAGGGAGGAGATTCCACCAACCATCGGGCAGCTGTTCGGAGCCGGCAAGATCAGTTTTATTATTCCCCAGGAAAACCGGGAACACTGGGTCCAGTTGGCGGAAGCGTTCGGAGCCGGTGTTGAAGCTCAGCTGCTCTTGGTCGAAGAGCTGCAATCGTTACCCACGGACCAATCGGTCTGGATTCTTGGTCGGGACAACCCCTTTGCCGAAGAGATGGCGGAGCAGGTCTCGCTTTATGAAGCAGAATTTCTCGCTGACGGCCTGAGACTGTCCGGCAGTCTGGTTGAGTTTGAGAACCGCAGCTCCGTGCTTACCGCCAGACATCCGGCCAGCGCCGATCTGGCCATTGGCTGGATTCATGTGGATGACATGGTTGCCATGCCCGGCATGATCGAGAAACTGCCCCACTACGGGAAGTATTCCTATCTCAGCTTCGTGGGCGATGAACCCACCAATGATGTCAAGGGTATCTGGACCAGTCCCGATTCGCCCATGGTCTGGCTGGCCGGTGATCTGCCAGCCGGTTACCAGTTGCCGGCACTGCCACCGGTCCCGCCCCTGGCGGAGCTGCCTCCCAGGTATCTGCCGGAGCAGCTGGAGCGGCACGTGACCACCCTGGCCTCGGCAGCCATGCAGGGTCGGAAGGCGGGCACAGCCGGTGCCGATAGGGCGGCCGACTATATTGCCGGGGTATTTCAGCAGATCGGACTGCAGGCGCCCGCAGGCTCCTACCTGCAGCAATGGCAGACTGAGGTCGCCGGATTGGGTGAGGTTACCCTCAGCAATGTTATCGGCATGATTCCTGGCAGCGATCCGGCCTTAAGTCACGCGCCGGTTATTCTCGGGGCCCACTACGATCATCTGGGAACCGACGGCGGGCTTCACTACGGTGCCGACGATAATGCATCGGGGGTCAGTATCCTGCTCGAGGTGGCGGCCAAACTGTCCCGCGCGTTCACGCCCAGCCGGCCCATCCTGTTTGTGGCTTTCAGCGGCGAAGAGTCCGGATTGCTGGGCTCCACCTACTTCGTGGAGAATCCGCCGGCGCCATTCCAGCCAAGGGATCTTTTCGCCATGGTGAATATGGATAGTGTCGGGAGACTCGAAAATCGTGCCCTGCAGGTTTTTGGCGCGGACAGTGCCTATGAATGGCGGTTCATGGCGCAGGGCATCGGCTTCACTATCGGCGTTGATTCGGTCATGGCTGACACGGTCATAGCCAGCAGTGACCATGTCCCGTTCCTTAACAACGGCATACCGGCAATTCATCTGTTCGCCGGTACCCACCCTGACTATCACCGGCCGTCGGATACGGCTGACAAGCTGGATTACCCGGGGATGTCGGATATCGCGCTCTGGGTTGAAGAGGCATTGGTTTTCCTCGGCGATCGCACAGCGCCCCTGCGGGTCACCCTCGAAGGTGCCAATGTGGCGATCGAATCGGGCGCAGGCGCGGCCCGAGAGGCCAGTCTGGGCACAGTTCCGGACTTCACCTACGGCGGCGAGGGGGTAAGAATCTCTGACGTGATGCCCGGGGGAGCAGCGGAACAGGCAGGGCTTGCTGCCGGGGATATTCTGTTACGTTACGATGACGCGGAAGTTACCGACCTGCAGCGGTATTCGAATCTGATTCGCGAATCATCTCCCGGCCAGGAGGTACAGCTGTTAATCCGCCGTGATGGCCAGGAGCTGGTGCTGCCGGTTACCCTGCGGTCGCGCTAG
- a CDS encoding multicopper oxidase domain-containing protein: MSQQSVMSAGHHAMAGHHAMNGDGMRFDATGLVMNANATELPRDCASLTGDYEFTVRVGRDYASDYPGAVFGMSQHEYRVPPCSRVTVTLINEDQIRHQWMLHGLPRYLYPQGMFHLEAAGGQTQTGTFIVPSDDRTYLVHCDMTQHTEKGMKGQLVVGSGSGDLWSIPGVSQAFRQQQRVTLLGVSLVVTMAIMSFLVLVFLGKRQ, from the coding sequence GTGAGTCAACAGTCTGTCATGAGCGCCGGTCATCATGCCATGGCCGGTCATCATGCCATGAACGGGGACGGGATGCGCTTCGATGCCACGGGTCTGGTCATGAACGCCAACGCAACGGAACTGCCGCGGGATTGTGCCAGCCTGACGGGAGACTATGAATTTACGGTGCGCGTGGGCAGGGACTATGCCAGCGACTATCCTGGCGCGGTGTTTGGTATGAGCCAGCACGAATACCGGGTACCACCCTGCAGTCGGGTGACTGTCACGCTGATCAACGAGGATCAGATAAGACACCAATGGATGCTCCATGGTCTGCCACGTTATCTGTATCCCCAGGGCATGTTTCACCTCGAGGCAGCGGGGGGCCAGACCCAGACCGGCACATTCATCGTGCCCAGTGATGACCGGACTTACCTGGTTCACTGCGATATGACGCAGCATACGGAGAAGGGCATGAAGGGGCAACTGGTCGTCGGCTCAGGCAGTGGCGACCTGTGGAGCATTCCCGGCGTAAGCCAGGCATTCCGGCAGCAGCAGCGGGTAACGCTGCTGGGGGTTTCCCTGGTCGTAACCATGGCTATCATGAGTTTTCTGGTTCTGGTATTCCTCGGTAAACGCCAGTAA
- a CDS encoding SDR family oxidoreductase: MATILITGANRGIGLEFANQYLARGESVIATCRDPEQAAALQALQASHPSLRIQQLDVSSDDSLHRFAAGLGGEAIDVFINNAGVYGPRSAGFGQVSEQDWLPVLRVNTVAPLIITQLLVDNFRHGQARKLVYVTSKMGSIEDNQSGGSYIYRSSKTALNQVVRSLAADLADDGLTAVVIHPGWVQTDMGGPNALIDAQTSVRGMVAVIDGLGTKDSGKFYNYDGNEIPW, translated from the coding sequence ATGGCTACAATCCTCATAACCGGCGCCAATCGTGGCATCGGACTCGAATTTGCCAACCAGTACCTGGCCCGCGGAGAGTCGGTGATTGCTACCTGCCGTGATCCGGAACAGGCGGCTGCCCTGCAGGCGCTGCAGGCCTCACACCCGAGCCTGCGGATTCAACAACTGGATGTCTCCAGTGACGACAGTCTCCACCGGTTTGCCGCCGGACTGGGCGGCGAGGCGATAGACGTGTTTATCAACAATGCCGGAGTCTACGGGCCCCGCTCGGCGGGCTTCGGTCAGGTGTCGGAGCAGGACTGGCTGCCGGTCCTGCGGGTGAACACAGTGGCCCCACTGATTATTACCCAGCTTCTGGTGGACAATTTCCGGCATGGCCAGGCCAGGAAGCTGGTCTATGTAACTTCCAAAATGGGCTCCATCGAGGACAACCAGAGCGGTGGAAGTTACATCTATCGCAGTTCGAAGACGGCGCTGAACCAGGTGGTGCGGAGCCTGGCCGCCGACCTGGCCGATGATGGCCTGACGGCGGTGGTTATTCACCCGGGCTGGGTGCAGACGGATATGGGGGGGCCGAATGCCCTGATAGACGCGCAAACCAGTGTCCGGGGGATGGTCGCCGTGATCGACGGACTTGGCACGAAAGATTCGGGCAAGTTTTATAATTACGACGGAAACGAGATTCCCTGGTGA
- a CDS encoding amidohydrolase family protein, producing MLIIRLLRNPGILLGALLGFSVASANDGNLAFTGATIIDGTGAEAIVNGVVVVTDGRIRAVGPAADVTLPANTRVIDVSGKTIMPGLINAHGHVGGTLGLESGFYSRDNLLRQLSLYGRYGVTTVVSLGDDEQEGFALRDEQLRSDLDYSRLFVAGDVIGGSSAAEVRAAVNRTADLGANFIKTRVDDNLGRTPKPPQEIFTAIIDQAHTRRLPVAVHLFYLEDAKAVLAAGGDIIAHSIRDLPADQEVIDLMQSNDACYIPTLTREISTFIYESEPDFFSDPFFLREADPAVLAELRSPERQSRMRNSAAAQQYKIALEVAMGNIGRLNEAGVKIAMGTDSGPPARFQGYFEHMELWLMVDSGMTPMEAIASATGVAAQCMNLDDLGTLEPGNWADLLILAENPLDAIENTRTIESVWIAGNQVPEN from the coding sequence ATGCTTATCATCAGGCTCTTGCGAAATCCCGGCATTCTGCTCGGCGCGTTACTCGGCTTCTCGGTGGCCAGCGCCAACGACGGCAACCTGGCTTTTACCGGTGCGACTATAATTGACGGTACTGGCGCCGAAGCCATCGTCAACGGTGTGGTCGTGGTTACCGACGGAAGGATCCGGGCGGTAGGACCGGCCGCCGATGTCACTCTGCCGGCAAACACCCGCGTCATCGATGTCAGCGGCAAGACTATCATGCCAGGCCTGATCAACGCGCACGGGCATGTAGGTGGCACACTGGGGCTGGAATCCGGCTTTTATTCCCGCGACAACCTGCTGCGACAGCTCTCACTGTACGGCCGCTATGGCGTAACCACCGTAGTCAGCCTCGGAGATGACGAGCAGGAAGGCTTTGCGCTGCGTGATGAGCAGCTCCGGTCAGATCTTGATTATTCGCGCCTGTTTGTAGCCGGCGACGTAATCGGCGGCAGCTCAGCTGCGGAAGTCCGCGCCGCGGTAAACCGTACTGCCGATCTGGGCGCCAATTTCATCAAGACACGGGTTGACGACAATCTGGGAAGAACGCCCAAGCCGCCGCAGGAGATTTTTACAGCCATTATCGACCAGGCACACACCAGGCGCCTGCCGGTGGCGGTTCACCTGTTTTACCTGGAAGATGCCAAGGCGGTGCTGGCAGCGGGTGGCGATATTATTGCCCACAGCATTCGCGATCTGCCGGCGGACCAGGAGGTCATCGACCTGATGCAGAGTAACGATGCCTGTTACATTCCGACCCTGACCCGTGAAATCTCAACGTTCATCTACGAGAGCGAGCCGGATTTTTTCTCCGACCCCTTTTTCCTGCGGGAAGCCGATCCGGCGGTGCTGGCTGAACTCCGCTCACCGGAGCGCCAGTCGCGTATGCGCAATAGCGCTGCAGCGCAGCAATACAAGATTGCGCTCGAAGTCGCTATGGGTAACATCGGCCGGCTTAATGAAGCGGGGGTAAAGATCGCCATGGGTACCGACAGTGGGCCGCCGGCGCGCTTTCAGGGCTACTTCGAACACATGGAACTGTGGCTGATGGTGGACTCTGGAATGACTCCCATGGAGGCTATCGCCTCTGCCACCGGGGTGGCAGCCCAGTGCATGAACCTCGACGACCTTGGAACCCTGGAACCGGGAAACTGGGCAGACCTCCTCATCCTGGCAGAAAATCCACTGGATGCTATCGAAAACACCCGCACCATCGAGTCCGTGTGGATTGCCGGCAACCAGGTACCGGAAAACTGA
- a CDS encoding HNH endonuclease: MSSSAKILRLNKAGYPVSWLTREETATLIVKEQVIWSLGRTVMEIRGGFNRRGLQTVLKLPSIVACDGKVHQDSFDPPLENKFLFRRDKNMCLYCGGVFSPHELSRDHVLPLSRGGRDVWTNVVTSCRRCNNRKADRNPEQAGMELLAVPFVPNQYEFLYLTNHNVLVDQMEFLKTRFSSHIKLS; the protein is encoded by the coding sequence ATGTCTTCATCGGCAAAGATATTAAGATTGAACAAGGCGGGCTATCCGGTGTCCTGGCTGACCCGCGAGGAGACGGCCACCCTGATCGTCAAGGAACAGGTTATCTGGTCCCTGGGCAGGACCGTGATGGAAATTCGAGGCGGCTTCAACAGGCGCGGCTTGCAGACCGTATTGAAACTGCCAAGCATCGTCGCCTGTGACGGCAAGGTACACCAGGACAGCTTTGATCCACCGCTCGAAAACAAGTTTCTGTTTCGGCGGGACAAGAATATGTGTCTTTACTGCGGAGGAGTCTTTTCCCCCCATGAGCTGTCCAGGGACCATGTATTGCCGCTGTCCCGCGGTGGCAGGGATGTCTGGACCAATGTCGTTACCTCCTGTCGCCGTTGCAATAACCGCAAGGCGGATCGCAATCCGGAACAGGCTGGCATGGAGCTGCTGGCGGTGCCGTTTGTACCCAATCAGTATGAGTTTCTTTATCTAACCAACCACAATGTCCTGGTCGACCAGATGGAGTTCCTGAAAACCAGGTTTTCATCGCATATCAAGCTTTCCTGA
- a CDS encoding VCBS repeat-containing protein: MGRPGRTFYSFRLFILFGSLLTACQIADAQRGFVSFSRTTLDDTMQGGYGVDIADIDGDGALDIVALSTNPARFVWYRNPSWERFTITTQAERNIATAPHDIDGDGDVDLVLASEFALNRSTEGGMVHWFENPGNPTVNQEWAMHYIDAIPTAHRVKWGDINGDGRMELVNLPIIGVGAEAPLYDVNVEFTAYEIPPDPKAEPWPGLVLDNSLQMAHGIKMVEWNDDARTDILTASFQGVQLFRLGVDGVMVSRRQIGAGLAGERPAIGSSEVDMGVLPSGERFVAAIEPWHGNEVVVYTAATDPASLWNRQAIETEFVGGHALLVADLDNDGADEIIAGHRSEPFNLYIYRFNSRSGAWERIGLDIGGIGLAGLAIADLSGDGFKDIVGIGTGTRNVVYYQNSGR; the protein is encoded by the coding sequence ATGGGCAGACCAGGCAGAACGTTTTACAGCTTTCGACTTTTCATCCTTTTCGGCAGTCTTCTGACCGCCTGTCAGATTGCCGATGCACAGCGGGGCTTTGTGTCATTCTCCAGGACTACTCTGGATGACACCATGCAGGGTGGTTACGGCGTCGATATCGCGGACATTGACGGCGACGGCGCCCTCGACATCGTTGCGCTGTCCACCAATCCCGCCCGGTTTGTCTGGTACCGGAATCCCAGCTGGGAGCGGTTTACGATTACCACCCAGGCGGAACGCAATATCGCTACCGCGCCTCATGATATCGATGGCGACGGGGATGTGGACCTGGTGCTGGCGAGCGAGTTTGCACTGAATCGATCGACCGAAGGGGGCATGGTTCACTGGTTTGAAAACCCGGGCAATCCGACCGTGAATCAGGAATGGGCGATGCATTACATCGATGCCATACCTACCGCCCACCGCGTGAAATGGGGTGACATCAATGGTGACGGGCGGATGGAGTTGGTCAATCTGCCCATCATCGGCGTCGGCGCCGAGGCGCCTCTTTATGATGTGAACGTGGAATTTACCGCCTACGAGATTCCCCCCGACCCGAAGGCTGAACCCTGGCCCGGCCTGGTACTGGACAACAGCCTGCAGATGGCCCACGGCATAAAGATGGTGGAATGGAATGACGACGCGCGGACCGACATATTGACGGCAAGTTTTCAGGGCGTGCAGTTATTTCGGCTGGGCGTTGACGGTGTGATGGTTTCCCGCCGCCAGATCGGTGCGGGGCTGGCCGGCGAGCGGCCGGCTATCGGCTCCAGCGAGGTCGATATGGGCGTTCTGCCATCCGGTGAACGATTCGTCGCAGCCATCGAGCCCTGGCATGGCAATGAGGTCGTGGTGTACACCGCAGCCACGGACCCGGCCTCGCTCTGGAATCGACAGGCCATCGAAACTGAGTTTGTCGGCGGGCATGCCCTGCTGGTTGCCGATCTGGACAATGACGGTGCCGATGAAATTATCGCCGGTCACCGCAGTGAGCCATTCAATCTGTACATCTACCGGTTCAACAGCCGGTCCGGGGCATGGGAGCGGATCGGCCTGGATATCGGCGGTATCGGTCTCGCTGGACTGGCCATTGCCGACCTCAGCGGCGACGGCTTCAAGGACATTGTCGGCATCGGCACTGGCACCCGGAATGTGGTTTATTACCAGAACAGCGGCAGGTAA
- a CDS encoding multicopper oxidase domain-containing protein, with product MNTRLSRLLIALIQLAVAAVVCVLLVPGQWYSDATRIRLAQWFGTPGYRQIQPDQAAAGEESDPLAAAELCPQDPGNWRQAQRIEGVTIGESLACLADNPYAVAAFVRGTNNVSRETLMAAGLTPDAVEKGADLDGDGDPDEIHIRLEVVELNGASPDSNLPVTSFEIAPGVTPGLWVFAPKTFGMATVNFESNQARDILRPPSPTIRIEQGDRVFITLENTHYLPHTMHFHGVDHPFLDANGEGNDGVPVTSELPLQPGQARTYEMQPRQPGTMFYHCHVQVQVHVMMGLQGMFVVEENRPDNWLQTLNVGAGHVRAPSRSSTESFAAEYDLHFTDLDTGLNNLIQQSNDPRETERLVNREYNITTADSDYYLLNGKSFPLTFQESLIVTEPDQRVKLRVLNGGSVGLALHTHGHKPTATHYDGVALDPLARVTRDVFWLASAQRTDLELNTANDGLHAYGSGVWLLHDHQERGVTNNGLGPGGNLGAIVYREFLGEDGWPRTSGENLAGYFQPAYYQRQPLIAQESTSLSSGLFLRLLVLGIAIGAAGASLLSIFRVMGGGIK from the coding sequence ATGAATACCCGACTGTCCAGATTACTTATAGCCCTGATCCAGTTAGCAGTGGCGGCTGTCGTTTGTGTATTGCTGGTACCGGGGCAGTGGTATTCAGACGCGACGCGGATCAGACTGGCGCAGTGGTTCGGTACGCCAGGCTACCGGCAGATACAGCCGGACCAAGCGGCAGCCGGGGAGGAATCTGACCCGCTGGCGGCAGCGGAACTCTGCCCGCAGGATCCGGGCAACTGGCGTCAGGCTCAGCGTATCGAGGGGGTTACCATTGGCGAGTCGCTTGCCTGCCTGGCAGACAACCCCTATGCGGTAGCAGCCTTTGTCAGAGGGACCAATAATGTATCCCGGGAGACTCTGATGGCCGCCGGGCTTACTCCGGATGCGGTAGAGAAGGGCGCCGATCTCGATGGTGACGGCGATCCCGATGAGATTCATATCCGCCTGGAAGTTGTAGAGCTGAACGGGGCGTCTCCGGATTCGAACCTGCCGGTAACGAGCTTCGAAATAGCGCCGGGTGTCACACCCGGGTTATGGGTTTTTGCGCCTAAAACCTTTGGTATGGCAACTGTCAATTTCGAGTCCAATCAGGCGAGGGACATACTGCGACCTCCGTCGCCCACTATTCGAATTGAACAGGGCGACAGGGTTTTTATCACCCTGGAGAACACCCACTACCTGCCACATACGATGCATTTTCATGGTGTAGATCATCCATTCCTCGATGCCAATGGTGAGGGTAATGATGGCGTGCCGGTAACCAGCGAGTTACCGCTGCAACCAGGTCAGGCCCGAACCTATGAAATGCAGCCCCGTCAGCCTGGCACCATGTTCTATCATTGCCATGTCCAGGTGCAGGTTCATGTGATGATGGGTCTGCAGGGGATGTTCGTGGTGGAGGAAAACCGGCCGGACAACTGGCTGCAGACTCTCAATGTAGGTGCCGGTCATGTCCGGGCACCTTCCCGGTCTTCAACTGAAAGCTTCGCGGCCGAGTACGATCTGCATTTTACCGACCTGGATACCGGCCTGAATAATCTGATCCAGCAATCCAATGACCCTCGGGAAACAGAACGACTGGTCAATCGCGAGTACAATATAACCACTGCCGACAGTGACTATTATCTGCTTAACGGGAAGTCTTTTCCGTTGACTTTCCAGGAATCGCTGATCGTTACCGAACCGGATCAGCGGGTCAAGTTACGGGTACTTAACGGGGGCAGCGTCGGCCTGGCCCTGCATACCCACGGGCACAAGCCGACAGCCACCCATTACGACGGCGTTGCCCTGGATCCCCTGGCCCGGGTGACCCGGGATGTGTTCTGGCTGGCCAGTGCCCAGCGCACGGATCTGGAACTTAACACTGCGAATGACGGTCTGCACGCCTATGGCAGTGGTGTCTGGCTGTTACATGATCACCAGGAGCGGGGTGTCACCAATAATGGCCTTGGCCCCGGTGGTAACCTCGGTGCGATCGTTTACCGGGAATTTCTGGGTGAGGACGGCTGGCCGCGGACTTCCGGGGAAAATCTGGCCGGTTATTTTCAGCCCGCTTATTACCAGCGTCAGCCCCTCATTGCGCAGGAGTCCACCAGCCTGTCATCGGGACTGTTTCTGCGCCTGCTGGTCCTGGGTATTGCAATCGGTGCCGCCGGGGCCAGCCTGTTGTCGATTTTCAGGGTGATGGGGGGCGGCATAAAATGA